One Vicia villosa cultivar HV-30 ecotype Madison, WI linkage group LG5, Vvil1.0, whole genome shotgun sequence genomic window, gatgtttaagttatgtttgtGTGTAAGCTTGTAATAGAAGAGTGAGAAAACAGAGTTTATGTGCTTGAAATATTAGATTAGAAATGTTGGATTTGTGGTGGAAATTGGAATAAAGGGTTTATTGGATAAGTTTAATGCTTTGaaaaccaaacatcaaacctgTAAGATATTCAGTCCAAGTCATGATTCATTTGTTTTAAAACGCTTGAACCGGGAAGGAAGTGCGATCGAATTGCTGAAATAACCATATTAGAGATAATGTAGGTTCACAATAATTGATTGCTTAAATCATGATGGGAATATTTAGTGATATGTGTTTAGAAGGTATTGGTAGAGAGTAAGAGAATTTGAATGGTAATGATAAAATGCTTGATGTTTGAGTTTTGCTTATTATGAAGTTGGTTGTATTTGAATAGAAGTAtagttttttggtttgtttggGATGTTTAAACATTGATATTTGTTGCCAATTGTCATAGCTAGAGCGTAAGGTTAGATATTGTTTTCATTTCCTTGAAGCGTTAGATATTGAATCAGAATATAATATACATTGTCCCAAGTGGTGGGGCTATCCATTTCTTCATCAATACACCCTTACTCACTTAAAAGCAGAGTAGTCAATAGCGGCTTTATCCCGCGATAGCGAAGCAGAGAGGAAACCGGACGCTGTGCAAATAGCCTTAGTGATGCAGAACACTGTAGCAGCCGCTGTAGAATAAATAGCGGGTAGCAGAGGCAGAGCAGTTCTCTCGGTCCGGAGCGGTTTCTGTCGCACTATCCTTTTCCCGTATGAAAAGAAATTACCCCTTAAATTTAAAACGTTAAGGAAATTTTGTGTTTTTCAATCAATTTTGAGTTGAGTCTTAACCCTAATCTTCTTTCACCGACATTTCTGGACTTCAACGGTGCCAAAAAAAACCACAAGTTTAtctttcatctctctctctctgtgcTTCATATCTTTCATAtctttataattatttttcatgTAATTTGTCCAAAAAATGATCAAATGACGGTCATCCCGCTATACAATATTCCACTATCTCATTTTTTGGGTCGGCCTGTCCACGCCGCTATCCAGGATTGACCATATAGCTTAAAAGACATAACTTCATAGTAGACTTATCCTCCCAATTACAGAAACAGATTCATAGAAATAGATTCTCCCTCACTCCCAATATACACAAAGCTAATTTAAGCATTCTATATATAAAAGAGGAAAAGATAGCACTGGTCAATTGCAACACCTATAATACAATCCCACATCCCTTTCCTGCTTGTTCCTCTCGTCATCCTTTCCTTTCAATCCCACTCATTTTAACTAACCAAATATGTTGCTCTGCTGCACTTATGATGTGAGTAGGTTTGTTACTATGTGAACCTAATCATACTTTTCACGCTCCTTTCACCTGTACATAATTGTTGGAGGTTACTTCACAATAAACTGTTTTTGTGCCTGAAGAGCACTGAGCCACTGACCCTTTTtcaaaatagaagaaaaagaggGAAAGTATTTGGGGGTTTTCCCTAAGTAGTGTGCATGACTTTTAGACTCATTAAATTGTAGTTTTCAAGTTATTTACCAGATTAGTGTGACTTTTAAACATTGTATATTGAGATTATGAGAAGTGTCTCGTATGAGGATCATAGCTCAAAGGGACAAAACTTCTGCAttgttattttgttttagttttaataGTTGGATCTTATAGACACAAGTTACTGATTCTTTAACCAAGTCGCATCTTGTCATTGATATATTTGTTTATCTTGTTTGTGTTTTCAATAACAGGAGATTTAAAAAAATTGCTTGTACAGAAAACTGGTTTAGAGTCTGAACAACAACGAATTTTCTTCAGAGGAATAGAAAAGGATGATAGGGAGAAATTGCACATGGAAGGTGTGAAGGATAAGTCAAAGATTTTGCTTTTGGAGCGCGCTGCTAGCaaagagaagaagcttgaggAAACCCGAAAACTCAATGAGATGTCTAAAGCTATTGAAGCTATTAATGGGGTCAGAGCTGAGGTGGACAAGCTCTCAAATAGGGTAAGCATGTTTTTGATATATATTATATAACTATTCTATGCATAGTATAAACATATTAATTGGGAAATAATAATATCGATTATTGTAATTTTTCAGGTTGATGCCTTGGAAGTGGCTATCAATGCAGGGAACAAGGCTTCTGAGAAAGAATTTCTCTTGTTGACTGAGTTGCTTATGAAACAATTGCTGAAATTGGATGGTATTGAGGCTGAAGGCGAAGCAAAGTCACAGAGAAAAGCTGAGGTAGTTTTTATACCATTGACATTGCTTTAGGTTTTGTTGCAAAGATGCAATGTGGAGATTTAAATATTGCTTTTGAACACTAGCTTTTCTATACTTCTACAGGTGCGCCGTGTGCAGGGCCTCGTTGATAAGTTAGACTCTCTAAAGGCTAGAAGCTCCAACCCTTCCAGTCAAAGTGGTAGTGCTGCCACAGGAACAACTCATTGGGAAACCTTTGATACAGGAACAGAAGACTCGAACGAGCCATCCTCAGCCACAACACCATCTTCAACAAAAGTATCTCAAGATTGGGAGCGGTTTGATTAGCTTATAATTGCTgtgaaatataaaattataaagacTGTACAATACCATAATTGCTTTCATCCTTTGTCCAAGGTTGAAAAAAAAGAGCTTTTTATACAAATTAATGTTTACAATACTTATAGAATCTAACTTACACATACATGTcggttaaaaaaaaaacttacacatGTGGATCACAATTTAATTGCACCAATTACATTATACCAAACTATCTGTCACTCAAAATTTTAGGGTTACATCTCTGCAATTTCATTTGCTTTTGATGAGTATCCATGCTTAGTTCCTCGCCATggacatcatcatcatcctcatcatcatcgtTTGTAGTTTTGAATTGGTTGTCTTGGTTGTATGACAATTGTATGGTGAGAAGATAAGTGTAGTGGAGACTAAGTTCCGTTCAGGCTCTGCTGAGAGACCTGTGAGGTCAATTTACATAATTACATATGATGAAGGTGATATGTATATT contains:
- the LOC131601358 gene encoding BAG family molecular chaperone regulator 4-like, with product MNTVSDTAGASPPAHPIEISPDTKTATMSDSDGVGGPTIKLNVSYGSSLHQIHLPAQSTFGDLKKLLVQKTGLESEQQRIFFRGIEKDDREKLHMEGVKDKSKILLLERAASKEKKLEETRKLNEMSKAIEAINGVRAEVDKLSNRVDALEVAINAGNKASEKEFLLLTELLMKQLLKLDGIEAEGEAKSQRKAEVRRVQGLVDKLDSLKARSSNPSSQSGSAATGTTHWETFDTGTEDSNEPSSATTPSSTKVSQDWERFD